A stretch of Schistocerca americana isolate TAMUIC-IGC-003095 chromosome 3, iqSchAmer2.1, whole genome shotgun sequence DNA encodes these proteins:
- the LOC124605912 gene encoding uncharacterized protein LOC124605912 — protein MGPKKKEHSVALRERVVLLHSQGRSYRQIGAEVSVSYTTVRAIIQKYKETGTTVNKCRPGRPKVLTTRERRHIIALARKEPATSAATIAEIVQTTSDKTVSVQTIRNVLNEADMHGRSPRKKPYISEINRQKRLQTGDFDIFVNYVM, from the exons atggggccgaagaagaaggaacattcagtggcgttgcgtgagagagtggtattgctccattcacaagggagaagctatcgacaaatcggagcagaggtgtctgtgagctacaccacggtaagagccatcattcagaaatataaagagactggaacaacagtgaataagtgtcgtcctggacgtccaaaagtgcttacaacccgagagcgtcgccatatcatcgcacttgctcggaaggaacctgctacaagtgcagcaactattgctgagattgttcagacaacgtccgacaagacggttagtgttcagactatacgaaatgtgttgaatgaggctgacatgcatggacgttctcccaggaagaagccatacatttcggaaattaaccggcagaaacgcctgca gacaggtgattttgacatatttgtaaactatgtaatgtaa